Genomic DNA from Pseudofrancisella aestuarii:
ACACCTAATATATCTATATTATTTATAGTTTCATCTTGCTTACCATCTGCAACTACTAAGCTAACTTGATAATTAACAAGTTTAGCAAGAGAGCTACACATTTTTATAAAAATACGCGTATCATATCTAGAATGTGCTGATGTCAGGTGAGATATTTTAATCAATTTTGACATTATATATTCTTTCCCATATAGATATATTATATAGTTTCCATAAGATATTTTTATTACTATAATCAGCTTTTTTTACAAATTGCTTAACTATTCTAGATCTACTAATTTCAGCTTTTATATTCTCTATATTAGCATCAATCCACATATCCGTAGGTGCTTCAAATCCAAACTTATTCTGCCTCCAAACAATATCTTTAGGCAATAAATTCTCCACAACCTTTCTCAGTAAATACTTTAAAAAACCTTTCTTAAATTTAAGCTTATCATCATATGATATCGCTGATGTAACAACTTGATAATCTACAAATGGCAATCTTGTTTCTATAGAGTGTCTCATTGAGTTTTTGTCCTCATATCTAAGTAGATGAGGCAGGTTTCTTACCATGATCTCTCTTTTTTGAAAGTTTTCAAATGTTTGAAAAGAGTAAATATCAGTATATCTCTTACTATCAAGAGTATGATTAAGTAATACTCTTTTGCTTCTATATTTTTTTTCTATCAAAGACAGTTGATTTCTAAAAAGAACTGCTACACTACCCTTCAAAACTCTTCTCTTAGATACTTTAAAAACTTTTAGCCTCTTAAAGTCTATTATAAATCTAACAATATTTAGCTTAGCCAGTAATGATGCGAAATAAAATGAGTAATAACTCTCATATCCAAATAATGTTTCATCGCCTCCTTGACCATCAAGCATTACTATACAGTTAAGTCTTTTTGCTTCTTTCATGACAAAATACTGCATAAGTATTGACGGGCCTCCAAATGGCTCCTCTTGAGTATATACAACTTCTTCAATATTATTAGAAATAGCTTTTAGACTTGGCTCTATGACAGATAAATCAAAGTTACAATAGTTAGATACTTTCTCAGCATATCCGCTTTCATCTGTCTTATTTTCAACAGACTTTGCATGAATAGCTATGAATTTACTTCCGCTATTATCTGTATACATTTTTGAAGCTAATGCGGCTATAGATGAACTATCAAGACCACCACTTAGACATGTACCAATTTTAACATCAGATCGAAGCCTTAAAGCTATAGAGTTCTTCAAACTATTACCCAAATGCTCAATAGCTTCAGACTCTTTTAGTTTAACAAGATGGCGACTAGGCTTTAAATCAAAGTATTTAAAGGTTTTATAATTATTATCTTCTAAATTATATATAAGATTATGAGACTGCGTTAACTTAAAAACTCCTTCAAAGAATGTTTCATTAGTATGCTCTTCTAAACTATAAAGTAAATAGTCCGCTAAAATATTTTTATTTACATATCTTTGTGGCAAATATTCTAAAATTTGCTTTATCTCTGAGCCAAATATAAACTTATTATCTACTTCAGCATAATAAAATGGCTTAACTCCGAACCTATCTCTACTACAAAATATTTCTTTTTTAACCTTATCATATATAGCAAATGACCACATACCATTAAACTGATTTACGCAATCATATCCCCACTTATCATAAGCCGCCAGTATGACCTCTGTATCTGTGTTTGATTTAAATTTATATCCAACCTGTTCTAGCTGTTCTCTAATTTCTAAATAATTATAAACTTCTCCATTATATGTTATGGTATATCTATCCATATAATGCATCGGCTGATGGCCGTCTTCACTCAAATCAAGTATTGCTAATCTCCTATGTCCAAATGCAAAATTAGATTCAAAGAAAAAACCCTCACTATCTGGTCCACGATGTATGATAAGATCATTGATATTCTTTATATCACTAAAATTAACCTCTAAATTATCTTTATTGATTATGCCACTAATCCCACACATTATCCTAAACCTCTATAAACTTCTAATAGATTTTTTTCCTGTTCTTCCCAATTAAAAATAGCTTTAACTTTTTTTATATTCGATTTGAGTTTTTCTTTATCTAGTCCTTCAGCTTCTGTGATTGCTTTTTTTAATCCATTTAATGTATTTTCTTTTGCTACTGTTCCGATCTTATTTGATTCAACTAACCTTCTCATCTCATACAAATTTGAAATTATAACTGGTATTTCAGCCATAATATATTCAAACATTTTATTAGGTGAACACAGATAATGATTTAAACAGTTATTTTCATAAAATAATAATCCAAAATCAGCACTGCTTGTATAATCAAGCAAAATCTCAGGTGCTACAGCTTCGTGAAAATATATATTCCTGTATTTGTCTGAACTTTCTTTTATTAAATTTTCAAGAGAGCCGTAACCCATAAAAACTATTACAGCATTTTCATTTTCTATACTTATAAATGTATCAAGAAGTATCTCAACTCCCCTGCCTTTTGATAAACCTCCTTGATATAGGAATATAGTTTGATTATCTTTTATACCTAGGTTTTTTCTGAATAAATTTTTCTTATTTATTTCTTTATATGGTGGTGCATTAAGTACTAATGCTGGCTTTCCTATATTA
This window encodes:
- the asnB gene encoding asparagine synthase (glutamine-hydrolyzing) translates to MCGISGIINKDNLEVNFSDIKNINDLIIHRGPDSEGFFFESNFAFGHRRLAILDLSEDGHQPMHYMDRYTITYNGEVYNYLEIREQLEQVGYKFKSNTDTEVILAAYDKWGYDCVNQFNGMWSFAIYDKVKKEIFCSRDRFGVKPFYYAEVDNKFIFGSEIKQILEYLPQRYVNKNILADYLLYSLEEHTNETFFEGVFKLTQSHNLIYNLEDNNYKTFKYFDLKPSRHLVKLKESEAIEHLGNSLKNSIALRLRSDVKIGTCLSGGLDSSSIAALASKMYTDNSGSKFIAIHAKSVENKTDESGYAEKVSNYCNFDLSVIEPSLKAISNNIEEVVYTQEEPFGGPSILMQYFVMKEAKRLNCIVMLDGQGGDETLFGYESYYSFYFASLLAKLNIVRFIIDFKRLKVFKVSKRRVLKGSVAVLFRNQLSLIEKKYRSKRVLLNHTLDSKRYTDIYSFQTFENFQKREIMVRNLPHLLRYEDKNSMRHSIETRLPFVDYQVVTSAISYDDKLKFKKGFLKYLLRKVVENLLPKDIVWRQNKFGFEAPTDMWIDANIENIKAEISRSRIVKQFVKKADYSNKNILWKLYNISIWERIYNVKID
- a CDS encoding glycosyltransferase → MKKVTSIVLNNFKNDSRVLKENISLKNAGYDVKVVALHEEPLKEFDSIQNIPIHRIKLRTRKWSKHKLVQIIKYLEFIYKVVKKYKSSDTVHCNDLNALPVGVIIKKFFNKNLKLVYDAHEYEINDIPNQSKVSIKLKYILEKSLIKYVDKVITVSESIANEYVKLYNIGKPALVLNAPPYKEINKKNLFRKNLGIKDNQTIFLYQGGLSKGRGVEILLDTFISIENENAVIVFMGYGSLENLIKESSDKYRNIYFHEAVAPEILLDYTSSADFGLLFYENNCLNHYLCSPNKMFEYIMAEIPVIISNLYEMRRLVESNKIGTVAKENTLNGLKKAITEAEGLDKEKLKSNIKKVKAIFNWEEQEKNLLEVYRGLG